In Fibrobacter sp., a single window of DNA contains:
- the yidC gene encoding membrane protein insertase YidC has protein sequence MLSFYIQNQVIRFTADGDLVDIGLSYNYYDVVRIDKKLQVQNGGVPLIRMEPGKELFSDSNDKLSPYILHQSESDTTVSLSFFSPPLASGAQVVKEYSFHKNNYSLVFSGRFIGENKEAVPTKNLSKLQVTFPDSIRDGEDLVIFGKKIRTLGLKKAPDTDTLKEKHWTGIHNRFWGCFVQSAGKSLSLSHKDGAFIIEGPSDASQSFSLKVYYGPIVYKELKKTDPQLGRLLYRLPSWIRWLSFGFLLVFDFLLRILHSVPISLILLSVCVKIVLAPLFKIADRWQKEVNRQSSLIQPHLDEIKRKYKGEEQTRKTLEAYKELGISPLYSLKSLLSAAIQIPVFFAAYDMLSEHIVLSCSSFLWIKDLSYPDQLFKFPFSIPFFGEYFNILPFIMTSFTIGASWIHADSSLSRSLQKKQRKNLYWMAALFFLLLYRSPAGMVIYWTMNNILAFLSTVFEVTMQKFGKGKDKPSQPVISAGN, from the coding sequence TTGCTCTCTTTCTATATTCAGAATCAGGTTATTCGCTTTACCGCAGATGGTGATCTTGTTGACATCGGGTTATCCTATAACTACTATGATGTTGTCAGAATAGATAAAAAACTCCAGGTTCAGAATGGCGGGGTTCCATTAATAAGAATGGAACCAGGAAAAGAGCTGTTTTCAGACAGTAATGATAAGCTGTCACCATATATCCTTCATCAATCCGAATCAGATACAACTGTTTCTTTGAGTTTCTTTTCACCACCTTTGGCATCAGGTGCCCAGGTAGTAAAAGAATACTCTTTCCATAAAAACAACTATTCTCTGGTTTTCTCGGGCAGATTTATTGGTGAGAATAAAGAGGCTGTACCGACGAAGAATCTCTCTAAATTGCAGGTTACCTTTCCCGATAGTATAAGAGACGGAGAGGATCTGGTAATCTTCGGTAAGAAAATCAGAACCCTCGGCTTGAAAAAAGCACCGGACACCGACACTTTAAAAGAAAAGCACTGGACAGGAATTCACAACAGATTCTGGGGCTGTTTTGTTCAATCTGCAGGGAAAAGTCTGTCCTTATCCCATAAAGACGGTGCATTTATTATTGAGGGGCCTTCAGATGCTTCTCAATCTTTCAGCTTGAAAGTTTATTATGGTCCGATAGTTTACAAAGAACTTAAAAAAACCGACCCGCAGCTTGGCAGACTTCTTTATCGTTTACCATCATGGATAAGATGGTTATCCTTTGGGTTTTTGCTTGTTTTTGACTTCCTGTTGAGGATACTTCACAGTGTCCCGATATCATTGATTTTATTGTCTGTTTGTGTAAAGATTGTACTGGCACCGCTTTTTAAGATTGCCGACAGATGGCAAAAGGAGGTAAACCGTCAATCCTCACTGATTCAGCCGCATCTCGATGAGATAAAAAGAAAGTATAAGGGTGAGGAGCAGACAAGAAAAACTCTGGAAGCTTATAAGGAACTAGGAATAAGCCCTCTTTATTCATTGAAGAGTCTGCTGAGTGCTGCTATTCAGATACCGGTTTTCTTCGCGGCTTACGACATGCTAAGTGAGCATATTGTTTTAAGCTGTTCCTCCTTTTTATGGATAAAAGATCTCTCTTATCCGGATCAGCTCTTTAAGTTTCCCTTCAGTATTCCTTTTTTTGGTGAGTATTTCAATATTCTCCCATTTATAATGACCTCTTTTACAATTGGTGCTTCATGGATACACGCCGATTCCTCACTTTCCAGATCTCTTCAGAAAAAGCAGAGGAAAAATCTATATTGGATGGCGGCTCTGTTTTTTCTTCTACTTTACAGATCACCGGCAGGAATGGTTATTTACTGGACGATGAACAACATACTGGCTTTTCTTTCCACTGTATTTGAGGTCACAATGCAAAAGTTTGGAAAAGGAAAAGACAAACCATCCCAACCGGTAATTTCAGCAGGTAACTGA
- the nudC gene encoding NAD(+) diphosphatase produces MIHEISPHRFNNHYLPGRKIGEEDFILHYEGSSVLLKSIDENLELPRKKDFPEISDKTETVFLFTFDDIPCFLVWDHLQTDSPSLIYKELIFFRTTRQQEIAWITLAGFHLMNWYSQNRFCGKCGARTQLKSDERAVICPECSTVVYPRISPAVIVAIICNDKILLARGSKSPGNRYSLIAGYVDVGETLEEAVAREVKEEVGLDVKNIRYYKNQPWPLSGSMMIGFIAEADDTQPVLIDEEEISEAAWFTRGNLPEHSFTISIAGEMIDRFDRMQL; encoded by the coding sequence ATGATTCATGAAATTTCTCCGCACCGATTCAACAACCATTATCTCCCGGGAAGAAAAATTGGAGAGGAAGACTTTATTCTTCACTATGAAGGAAGTTCAGTTTTGCTTAAATCCATCGATGAAAACCTGGAACTTCCACGGAAAAAGGATTTCCCGGAGATTTCGGATAAAACAGAAACCGTGTTCCTTTTTACATTTGATGACATTCCGTGTTTTCTTGTATGGGATCACCTTCAGACAGACAGTCCTTCTTTGATTTACAAAGAATTAATTTTTTTCCGGACCACCAGGCAGCAGGAGATTGCATGGATCACTCTGGCGGGATTCCATCTTATGAACTGGTACTCACAAAACAGATTCTGCGGAAAGTGTGGAGCAAGAACGCAGTTGAAATCCGATGAAAGGGCCGTGATCTGTCCGGAATGCAGCACAGTCGTTTACCCCAGGATCTCTCCTGCAGTAATCGTGGCAATCATCTGTAATGATAAAATTCTTCTTGCACGTGGTTCAAAATCTCCTGGAAACAGGTATTCCCTTATTGCAGGATATGTCGATGTCGGCGAAACGCTCGAGGAAGCAGTGGCGCGCGAGGTAAAAGAGGAAGTAGGGCTGGATGTAAAAAATATCCGTTATTACAAAAACCAACCATGGCCGCTTTCCGGTTCAATGATGATAGGGTTTATCGCTGAAGCCGATGATACCCAACCTGTTTTAATTGATGAGGAAGAGATTTCTGAGGCGGCATGGTTTACCAGAGGAAATCTCCCGGAGCACTCTTTCACTATTAGTATTGCTGGAGAGATGATTGACAGGTTTGATAGAATGCAATTGTGA
- a CDS encoding aminotransferase class I/II-fold pyridoxal phosphate-dependent enzyme, whose product MKAIILAAGYGNRMRPLTDSCHKTMLKVAGKTIICRIIDGLVENGIVDIVVVTGYRADELTAYLRECYPQLSFQFIHNSKYRETNNIYSMALAFEHINIDSDIILIESDLLYQPEVIRRLINSPYKNAALVDKYRIGMDGTVVTVENSVITNVIPPHLQSESFDFSDKYKTLNIYKFSMEFCNTSFKKLLIYYANVIDRNCYYELILGILIYMQRETIHAEIVQGENWSEVDDPNDLQVAEFDFNENRKEILEHAFGGYWNYHFTDFCFIRNMHFPNASIISEMKNVLTDLMHNYGSRQELLDRKMAWFLLCDEKRVTALNGASQIYPILGSKFGSSPALIPYPSFGEYSRIFNNFDTYKDDGDFDVDEIEQKAINAECITFVNPNNPTGTLLDTEWIYSFAARFPQKKVLVDESFIEFSGVPSVVTLLEKKPLPNIMVIKSLSKSLGVPGIRLGYFYCCNQEMNSYVKQNIPIWNMNSIAEHYLELILKHRIALNSSFEQTISDRTEFAAALSSVPYVDKVYRSAANFLLVRLKGDVAFADRLSRYLLSEKSIFIKDVSSKFSDGAGYFRFAVRLQAENQELVKYLFNVEPDLLEISSDEMVLN is encoded by the coding sequence ATGAAAGCGATAATACTGGCAGCCGGATATGGAAACAGAATGCGACCCTTGACAGATTCCTGCCATAAAACAATGCTGAAGGTTGCAGGAAAAACTATTATCTGCAGAATTATTGACGGGCTGGTTGAGAACGGTATCGTAGATATTGTGGTGGTTACCGGCTACAGAGCTGATGAATTGACGGCTTATCTGCGTGAGTGTTACCCGCAATTGTCCTTTCAATTTATACATAATTCAAAATACCGCGAAACGAACAACATTTACTCTATGGCACTTGCCTTTGAGCACATAAATATTGACAGCGATATTATACTGATCGAATCTGATCTGCTCTACCAACCTGAAGTTATCAGGAGGTTGATAAATTCACCATACAAAAATGCTGCACTGGTTGATAAATACAGAATCGGTATGGATGGGACTGTGGTTACTGTTGAGAATTCGGTGATTACAAACGTTATCCCGCCTCATCTGCAGTCAGAATCCTTCGATTTTTCTGATAAATACAAGACGCTTAATATTTACAAATTTTCCATGGAATTTTGCAATACTTCTTTCAAGAAACTGCTTATCTATTATGCCAATGTAATTGACCGTAACTGCTATTATGAACTGATCCTTGGCATTTTAATTTACATGCAAAGAGAAACGATACATGCAGAAATAGTGCAGGGGGAGAATTGGTCTGAAGTAGATGATCCAAACGATCTGCAGGTTGCCGAGTTTGACTTTAATGAAAACCGGAAAGAGATTCTTGAACACGCTTTTGGTGGATACTGGAATTACCATTTTACAGATTTCTGTTTTATCCGGAACATGCATTTCCCCAATGCTTCGATAATTTCAGAGATGAAAAACGTGCTTACAGATCTTATGCACAATTACGGGTCACGGCAGGAACTTCTTGACAGAAAAATGGCATGGTTTCTTTTGTGCGATGAAAAGAGAGTGACTGCACTCAATGGGGCATCGCAGATCTATCCGATTCTTGGATCTAAGTTCGGCAGTTCTCCTGCACTTATCCCTTATCCCAGTTTTGGTGAATACAGCAGAATATTCAACAATTTCGATACTTACAAAGATGATGGCGATTTTGATGTTGATGAAATCGAGCAGAAAGCAATAAATGCAGAGTGTATTACCTTTGTAAATCCGAACAATCCAACCGGAACCCTTCTTGATACCGAATGGATCTATTCATTTGCTGCCAGGTTTCCTCAGAAAAAGGTGCTGGTTGATGAATCGTTTATTGAATTCTCAGGAGTTCCATCTGTTGTCACATTATTGGAAAAGAAGCCTCTGCCAAACATAATGGTTATCAAAAGTTTAAGCAAATCTCTGGGTGTACCTGGGATCCGGCTGGGTTATTTTTATTGCTGTAACCAGGAAATGAATTCCTATGTAAAACAGAACATTCCAATCTGGAATATGAACTCCATCGCAGAACACTATCTGGAACTGATTTTAAAACACAGAATCGCTTTGAACAGTTCTTTTGAACAGACAATCAGTGACCGGACTGAATTTGCTGCTGCTCTCTCCTCGGTTCCATACGTGGACAAAGTGTATAGAAGTGCTGCGAATTTCCTTTTGGTGAGATTGAAAGGGGATGTCGCTTTTGCAGATAGACTGAGCAGATATTTATTGTCGGAAAAATCAATTTTTATCAAGGATGTCAGTTCAAAATTCTCTGATGGAGCAGGTTATTTTCGTTTTGCGGTACGCCTTCAGGCTGAAAACCAGGAACTGGTGAAATATCTGTTTAATGTTGAACCTGATCTTCTGGAAATATCCAGTGATGAGATGGTGTTGAACTGA